DNA from Deltaproteobacteria bacterium:
CGCCCGTTATCAGCACCGTCCTGCCTGAAAGCTTCATCTCACACCCTCCCTCGCCGGTCTCCGCCGCCGCAGCGGCCGCGCTCCCGGCGTGAGTCTCGGGCCGGGGGAACGTACCGGGGCCTCCAAGGTCTTTTAACAGGCTTTCGGTCGCCGGTCAACTCATTCCTTGCCGGCCTGCACGGCGGGTCTTTCGATGGGCACGACGAACTGGCAGGGGTAGTCTTCCCTGTCGATTATGAGCTGTCTTGCACGCATGTTCGCCGAGTTGAAGACGAGCGGCCCCTTGAGGTTGAGGCTCAGGTGGTCCCTGCCCCTGGGGACGCTCACCATGACGAGGGTGACCAGATCGGAAGGATCGCCGACGGCTATCTGCTGGGCGTCGATCTTCGCCATGGGCACGGCGTAGTCGGGCTTGAAGAACGTGGGGTTGGTGAGCAGGAACGCCACCGAGGGCTCGTCGACCGACTGGAGCCACTTGAAGAGGCCGTCCTCGTCGTGGTCGAGGAGGATGAAGCGTCTGAGTCCCTCGAATCCGGGCAGACCGCTGCCGAAGACGATCACCTTCTCCTCCGATACTTCTATGTCGCCGAACCTCGTGGTCCTGATCCTCAGCGTCTTCTCCTTCATGCGCGGCTCGCTCATTTTCTCCCCAACGCCTCGATTGTCTCCATGACGTCCACAGGCGTAAGCTGCGACGCCTTGAGGTTCTCTTCCCGTATCTTCCGGTATATCTCCTCGCGGTGGACCGGCAGGCTCCTGGGCGCCTCTATGCCGATCTTCACCTGGTTCTCCCTCACCTCGACGACGACTATCCTTATGTCGTCGTTTATCCTTATGCCCTCTCCCGCCTTCCGTGTAAGGACCAGCATCCTGTGCCCTCCTTGGCCATCTCCTGAGCGGGACCGCCTCTTACGGCCCCCGGGACCGCCGCTCACGCGCCGCCGGCCGGCTTGCCCGTTTACAAGAGGTTGAAGAAGTTGACTTCGAGCAGGCGCGAGGCGGCCCTCATGGCCGCCTCGAGCGCGTACTGATTGAGCGATATCTCCGAGATCACCTCGGCCATGTCGGCGTCCTCGATGTCCGAGACCGAGCTCCGAAGCTCCACCCTGTAGACGTCGATGTCGGAGAGCGCGTTCTCGAGCCTCGACACCCTGCCGCCTATGTCGGCCACCGCGTTGGATACCTGGTCGTAGCCCGACTGGATGTCGGCGAGAGCGCTCTGTATGCCCGCCGTGTCGTCGGAATTTAGCGCCGCGGCCAGGTCGGAGACCGCCGTGAATATGTCCGTCCCCGACGAGCCTCCCTTGAAGACTTCGTTTCCGTTTACGCCTACGGTCATGGTCTTGTTGAAGCCGAAGCTTATGCTGTACTTGTTGGAGTCGCCCTGGTACGTGCCCGACGAGTCGAAGGCCGGCGTGTCGGTCAGATAGCCGGAGAAGATGTAGTCGCCGTCGGCGTCCGTGGTGTTGCCGTAACCTATGAGGTCAGCCAGAAGCTGTTGCACCTCCGTTGCGGCGTTCTGCCTCGATGCGGCGTCGACGGTGCCCGTGGCCTGGGAGACGGCTATCTCCTCTATCCTCGTGAGCACGCTCTTGACGCTGTCAAGGGTCTTCTCGGCGCGGCTCAGGTACGTAAGGCCCGATTGTATGTTGCGCTCGTACTGGTCGAGCGAGGCGATGACGCTCCTGGAGTTGAGGATCTCGGGCGTGTTGACCGGGTCGTCGGAGGGCCTGTTGACGCGCCTTCCAGTGGAGAGGCGCTGGTTGGCCTCGAAGACCGCCTCCTGGCGCTCCAGGATGTCGGCTATCATGGTGTTGTATGCCGAAGTGCTCGATATTCTCATGGCTGCCGCCTAACGGATGTTTATGAGTGTGCGGAAGAGTTCGTCGGCCGTGGAGACGAGCCTTGCGGCCGCCTGATAGGCCGTCTGAAGCCTTATGATGTTTATGGACTCTTCCTCCACGGAGACGCCCGATATATTGTCGCGGGTGAGCTGGAGCTGGTCGCGTATGGTCTTCTGGGCGCTGTAGTTGGTGTCGGCCGAGTTTACGACGATGCCGATCTCCGAGATTATGCCCTGGTAGTAGTCGGCGAGCGTC
Protein-coding regions in this window:
- a CDS encoding flagellar assembly protein FliW, which gives rise to MSEPRMKEKTLRIRTTRFGDIEVSEEKVIVFGSGLPGFEGLRRFILLDHDEDGLFKWLQSVDEPSVAFLLTNPTFFKPDYAVPMAKIDAQQIAVGDPSDLVTLVMVSVPRGRDHLSLNLKGPLVFNSANMRARQLIIDREDYPCQFVVPIERPAVQAGKE
- the csrA gene encoding carbon storage regulator; amino-acid sequence: MLVLTRKAGEGIRINDDIRIVVVEVRENQVKIGIEAPRSLPVHREEIYRKIREENLKASQLTPVDVMETIEALGRK
- the flgL gene encoding flagellar hook-associated protein 3, with amino-acid sequence MRISSTSAYNTMIADILERQEAVFEANQRLSTGRRVNRPSDDPVNTPEILNSRSVIASLDQYERNIQSGLTYLSRAEKTLDSVKSVLTRIEEIAVSQATGTVDAASRQNAATEVQQLLADLIGYGNTTDADGDYIFSGYLTDTPAFDSSGTYQGDSNKYSISFGFNKTMTVGVNGNEVFKGGSSGTDIFTAVSDLAAALNSDDTAGIQSALADIQSGYDQVSNAVADIGGRVSRLENALSDIDVYRVELRSSVSDIEDADMAEVISEISLNQYALEAAMRAASRLLEVNFFNLL